The Patescibacteria group bacterium genomic interval ATCCCCAAGGTTTACGTCGTGGACCCTTAAGTTGCAGAGCTCCCCGTTTCTGATCCCTGAATAGGCAAGAATCGATACCATGGCCTTTTCCCGGATGTTTTTTGAAGCGTTGATTAGTAAGGTGATTTCCGCTTCAGTTAAAACGTCCTTTATAATCGTCCGGGGTTTTTTTGGCCGGCCAAGCTTTAAAGGATTTTTAATGAAGTTCATGTACCATTCGAGGGATAAAGAAGTATTAACCACGTGAGAATAGCTGTATTCCCTTTCGTACATCTTATGGATGTAGGTTTCTATGTCCTCATGGGTTGGATCGAAGGTCCTAAATTTCTTTAAGGCCCTTTTAACCGTTCCCCGGTAACCGCCGATGGTAACGCTCGAAATTCCTTTTTTCACCATCAAAAACTTTTCAAACTCGAAAAGAGTCTCTTTAAGGATTGCCTCCCGCATAGAGTGAGTTTTTTTGGCCGGATAATTGCTTAGTTAGCTAATAGTCCGGTCAAAGTCGTATTAAAACTTAAATAATGAACTCATCTATACGCG includes:
- a CDS encoding tyrosine-type recombinase/integrase, whose protein sequence is MREAILKETLFEFEKFLMVKKGISSVTIGGYRGTVKRALKKFRTFDPTHEDIETYIHKMYEREYSYSHVVNTSLSLEWYMNFIKNPLKLGRPKKPRTIIKDVLTEAEITLLINASKNIREKAMVSILAYSGIRNGELCNLRVHDVNLGDNMVRVIKGKGQRDRMVNISGDCTRILLDYLREYPRKSDDHFFTTLKRHNKYSSHDLRKVIKNLARRAKLNKRVYPHLLRHSLATNLIRRGANITLVQRQLGHSFIETTMVYIRSFPQRIQNEYNLYIPSYL